A section of the Triticum dicoccoides isolate Atlit2015 ecotype Zavitan chromosome 7A, WEW_v2.0, whole genome shotgun sequence genome encodes:
- the LOC119330469 gene encoding transcription factor ILI5-like has translation MSGRRSRGSVSEEEINELISRLQTLLPTTRRRGSSSSQASTTKMLKETCSYIKSLHREVDDLSDRLSDLMSTMDNNSPAAEIIRSLLR, from the exons ATGTCTGGCAGGAGGTCGCGCGGCTCCGTGTCGGAGGAGGAGATCAACGAGCTCATCTCCAGGCTCCAGACCCTGCTCCCCACGACGCGCCgccgcggcagcagcagcagccag GCGTCGACGACGAAAATGCTCAAGGAGACATGCAGCTACATCAAGAGCCTGCACAGGGAAGTGGACGACCTCAGCGACCGCCTCTCCGACCTCATGTCCACCATGGACAACAACAGCCCCGCCGCCGAGATCATCCGCAGCCTCCTCCGCTAG